From the genome of Clostridium sp. BNL1100, one region includes:
- a CDS encoding YhgE/Pip domain-containing protein — MQTLKKYKKFAVVIAVILIPLVYSFFYLDAFWDPYSKLDKLPVAVVNQDNGATIGGENRNLGKEITDNLKTDKNLKWVVTSESDAKDGVENRRYYAMINIPGDFSKDISSAADSDKTQGNLTYTVNEKRNYLASQVLSRVTLEFKDKVSKSVSEEIVGTLLDQIKDLPNSLKELDNGLKEIKDGAELLYDSNGKIVKGQKKFNDGVNKLNNGLSEANNGSTTLSKGSKQLSDGAELFYKSLSGGSDKITGLVSGSNAFMSGLSNLNSGLNQLNSGIAIAAPQISQLTKGSSDLNSGVQSYTSGVDKYIESVNKVSQAQSVLASSIQKYVATHPEALTDPNFKAVIATLEASNSVPEQLKAGGEQLSSSGKQLAEGSGKVAGGVSQLAIQLGSVTEGINKLTAGSNKLNKSYPMINKGILDTASSIKTASDKSKELASGASSVNEGVAKLSSGVSALAAGSEELLKNSGVILDGETKIQDGLGKLKDGVTAASSGVSSSLLKADGKLNGTDGLKEYAADPVKITEKKVYGIPDYGTAFTPYFVSLSLWVGALLMFFAIYLDEEVRFRRFSSESKGYMRFFAYTFIGIAQALVLDIVILKGLHLEVANMGLFVLTSIIISLSFTSIMRFLLVQLRDVGKFIAILLLILQLTSCGGTFPMELVPRFFNVLNPFMPMTYSVNALREVISGINDGFLAQNLIVLVAIMAGFLILNLIVSKLRFGSISSDSDDFVKISEEVSA, encoded by the coding sequence ATGCAAACACTGAAAAAGTACAAGAAATTTGCCGTAGTCATTGCAGTTATTTTAATTCCATTGGTCTACAGTTTTTTCTATCTTGATGCCTTTTGGGATCCATACAGCAAACTTGATAAACTTCCTGTAGCCGTAGTAAATCAAGATAATGGAGCAACTATCGGCGGTGAAAACAGAAATCTGGGAAAAGAAATTACAGACAATCTAAAAACCGATAAAAATCTTAAATGGGTTGTTACATCAGAATCTGATGCAAAGGACGGTGTAGAGAACAGAAGGTATTACGCAATGATTAATATACCTGGTGATTTCTCCAAAGATATTTCTTCGGCAGCCGACAGCGATAAAACTCAAGGTAATTTAACATATACTGTTAATGAGAAAAGAAATTATCTTGCAAGTCAAGTCCTAAGCAGGGTTACATTAGAGTTTAAGGATAAAGTCTCCAAGTCTGTTTCCGAAGAAATCGTCGGAACCCTTTTAGATCAGATAAAAGATCTTCCTAATAGTCTCAAGGAACTTGATAATGGCTTAAAGGAAATAAAAGACGGAGCTGAACTACTCTACGACAGCAATGGTAAAATTGTAAAAGGTCAGAAAAAATTTAATGACGGTGTTAATAAGCTTAACAACGGACTCTCAGAAGCCAATAACGGTTCTACTACTCTGTCAAAAGGTTCAAAACAACTCAGCGACGGTGCAGAACTGTTCTACAAGAGTTTATCAGGCGGTTCCGATAAAATAACCGGTTTGGTTAGCGGTTCCAATGCTTTTATGTCAGGTCTGTCAAATCTGAATTCAGGTTTAAATCAGCTAAATTCAGGCATTGCTATAGCTGCTCCCCAGATATCTCAACTGACTAAAGGTAGCTCTGACTTAAACAGCGGAGTACAGTCTTATACATCAGGTGTTGACAAGTATATTGAATCGGTAAACAAGGTTTCTCAGGCTCAATCTGTTTTAGCAAGCTCTATTCAGAAGTATGTGGCAACCCATCCGGAAGCCTTGACAGACCCGAATTTCAAGGCTGTAATCGCTACTCTGGAGGCCTCAAATTCTGTTCCTGAACAGCTCAAAGCTGGCGGAGAACAATTATCTTCTTCTGGAAAACAACTTGCTGAGGGTTCAGGTAAAGTTGCAGGCGGAGTTTCCCAGTTGGCTATACAATTGGGTTCTGTAACGGAAGGTATAAATAAACTTACTGCAGGATCAAACAAATTGAATAAATCATATCCAATGATTAACAAAGGTATCCTTGATACTGCTTCTAGTATCAAAACTGCCTCTGATAAATCCAAGGAGCTTGCTTCAGGTGCTTCATCAGTTAATGAAGGAGTCGCAAAACTTTCAAGCGGTGTTTCTGCACTTGCAGCTGGTAGCGAGGAATTGTTAAAGAATTCTGGTGTTATCCTTGACGGTGAAACAAAGATTCAGGATGGTTTAGGCAAACTTAAGGATGGAGTAACAGCAGCCAGCAGTGGTGTATCCTCTTCCCTTCTAAAGGCTGACGGTAAATTAAACGGTACAGACGGCTTAAAGGAATATGCAGCAGACCCTGTTAAAATTACAGAAAAGAAGGTTTACGGTATTCCTGACTATGGTACAGCCTTTACACCTTATTTTGTATCTCTGTCCCTTTGGGTTGGTGCATTGCTGATGTTCTTTGCAATTTATCTGGATGAGGAAGTAAGATTCCGCAGGTTTTCTTCCGAATCTAAAGGCTATATGAGATTTTTTGCATATACTTTCATAGGCATTGCCCAAGCTCTTGTCTTAGACATTGTTATTTTAAAAGGTTTGCACTTGGAAGTTGCTAATATGGGACTTTTTGTACTGACAAGTATCATAATTTCATTGTCATTTACATCTATAATGAGATTTTTACTTGTACAATTAAGGGATGTGGGCAAGTTCATTGCAATTCTGCTTTTGATATTACAGCTTACTTCCTGCGGAGGAACCTTCCCGATGGAACTTGTTCCACGCTTCTTCAATGTGCTTAATCCGTTTATGCCAATGACATATTCAGTTAATGCATTGAGAGAAGTAATTTCAGGTATTAATGATGGATTCCTGGCACAGAACCTGATTGTTTTAGTTGCTATAATGGCAGGTTTCCTTATATTGAACCTTATAGTATCAAAGCTGAGGTTTGGAAGCATTTCTTCTGATTCTGATGATTTTGTTAAAATATCCGAAGAAGTTTCAGCTTAA